From one Caminicella sporogenes DSM 14501 genomic stretch:
- a CDS encoding polysaccharide deacetylase family protein: MKSKYKILLFLFVIFLTLTVLIKINIFSYKQVFKEDKLVPIRQGYNDKFIAFTCNVDWGTENIPKMLDIFEKYNIKITFFVSGRWAKNNPDMLKLIYQKGHEIGNHGYAHKMHSKLDFDGNYKEIKKTHDIVKNILGIDMKYFAPPAGDFSDITLKAADSLGYKTILWNIDTIDWRKDSTREKIIHRVLKKPLNASIVLMHPKEETIKALEEIIKSIKSKDINIGSVSDVLKLD; encoded by the coding sequence ATGAAAAGTAAATATAAAATATTGTTATTTTTATTTGTTATTTTTCTTACTTTAACTGTTTTAATTAAAATAAATATTTTTTCATATAAGCAAGTTTTTAAAGAAGATAAATTAGTTCCAATTAGACAAGGTTATAATGATAAATTTATTGCATTTACATGCAATGTAGATTGGGGTACAGAAAATATTCCAAAAATGCTTGATATATTTGAAAAATACAATATAAAGATAACATTTTTTGTATCAGGCAGATGGGCAAAGAACAATCCTGATATGCTTAAACTCATTTATCAAAAAGGACATGAGATTGGAAATCATGGTTATGCACACAAAATGCACAGTAAATTAGATTTTGATGGAAACTATAAGGAAATAAAGAAAACACATGATATAGTAAAAAATATTTTGGGAATAGATATGAAGTACTTTGCACCGCCAGCTGGTGATTTTAGTGATATTACACTTAAAGCAGCAGACAGTCTAGGGTACAAAACTATTTTGTGGAATATCGATACAATTGACTGGCGAAAAGATTCCACAAGGGAAAAGATAATACATAGAGTTTTAAAAAAACCTTTAAATGCTTCAATTGTACTTATGCATCCAAAAGAAGAAACTATAAAAGCTCTTGAAGAAATTATTAAATCTATCAAAAGTAAAGATATAAATATTGGTTCAGTATCTGATGTATTGAAACTTGATTAA